The sequence below is a genomic window from Polyangiaceae bacterium.
TGGTCGCGGGCTCTTTTTGGGGATGGATCTCGTGCGCGACAAACGCACGAAGGAACCACTGGCGCGAGCCACGACGACGCGCATGTTCCAGGAGTGCGTGCGTCGCGGACTCTTGAGCATGGTGTACGCATCGAGATTCCGTATCCAACCGGCCATCAACATCGACACCAAGACTGCCGACAACGGCATCGCGGTGCTGCGCGAGGTGTTCGACTGGACGCTGGACAAGGGATTCTGGCGAGACTGATGCGCCTTTGGCGGCACATGCGCGGGCTGTGGCCGCGCCATACGCTGCTGCCGCCACTCATCTTCGTGGTGGCGGCCGTCGTGGCGTATGTGCGCGGCGTGCTTCGCTGGGACCACATCGCCATCGTCGTCCTGGTAGCTGCGCTCGCATACACCAACCGCACCACGAAGCGGCTGTGCATCGGCCTCTATCCCATCGGGTTGGTGGCGGTGCTCTACGATGCCATGAAGAGCATCCAGAACGTCGGTGTGACGCCCGAGCGGGTACATCTGTGTGGTCTGCGCGCCACCGAGATCCGATGGTTCGGGATCACCATGGACGGTTCGCGCACGACCGTGCACGATTGGCTGCAGGCCCACGCGACGCTGCCTCTGGACGTGCTGTGCTCCATTCCCTACGGCACGTTCATCTTCGCGTCGCTCGCCGCCGCCGTGTACCTGTACTTCCGAGATTTCGCGGCCATGCAGCGCTTCATGTGGACGTTCTTCCTGATGAACGTGATGGGCTTCCTGACCTATCATCTGTATCCGGCCGCGCCGCCTTGGTACTACCACGCGCACGGGTGTACGGTGGACATGCTGGCGCGCCCGAGCGAAGGGCCGAACCTCGCTCGTGTGGACCAGTTCCTGGGCGTTCACTACTTTGCCGCGATGTACGGGCGCTCGAGCGACGTGTTCGGCGCGATTCCTTCGCTGCACGTCGCATACCCACTGCTCATTGCTCTGGAAACGTGGCGCCACGTGAGTCGGCCGCTTCGCGTAACCACCGTCGCGTACTCCGTCTTGATGGCCTTTGCGGCGATCTACCTCGACCACCACTGGATCATCGACGCACTCGTCGGCGTCGCGTACTGCCTCATTGCCGTTCTGGTGGTGCGCAGCGTTCAGCGCTGGCATGCGACCAATCTCGCGAAGGAATCTCGACTCTCGGGCACTCATGGAGCCGAGTGGGGAGAAAGCGCCAGCGAATCGAAATGAGAAGTTGCTACACGGGACTACTGCTACTGCTGTGTGCAGGTTGTGCGTCCGAGCCGAAGCCGGAGATCCGAACCGTTCCCGATGCACTCGCGAAGATCGAGGCTGCCGCCGAGGACGCCTACGATGCGGCGGTGGCGAGCGACGTTGGCACGGTCAGCACGGATGCCACGGCGATCTCCGAATCCTGGGCGGGTTTCAGGGCGCAGGCGGCTTCGGACGGGGCGCAGGATGTGGACTTGCAGGCCATGGATTCGGCCGTGTCCGGCCTGACGGACGCCGTGGCGAACCCGAGCTCCGACGTGGAGCTCGCACGCACCGCGAATGCCGTGAGCGATCCCATCGCACGCCTCTATGCGGTGTACAAGCCGACGGTGCCAGCGACGTTGAACGAGCTCGACTACCTCGGGCGTGAGGTCGCCTTGGACGGAATGCAGCCGGATCTCGCTAGAGCCAGCCAGGACATCGATCGCGTCGATGCGGTGTGGGCTCCCTTCCGAGGCACGGTCGCTTCCACCGGCAGCGAGAAGGACGCCCAAACCTTCGACGACTCCATCACCGCCGAGCGCTCGGCAGCGGACGCTCAAGACGCTGCGTTGCTGGTGCAGAAGGCCAATGCTCAGCTCGACGAGGTCGACGTCTTGGAGCAGATCTTCGTGAAGGCCGCGCAGGCAGACGCGCCGGACTGACGCTATTCGGCCGTTTCTTCGATCTGCACGTCCACCTTGCAGGGCTTCTTGATCGCGAGCTTGTGCTTGAGCTTGTGAGACAGCACGCAGATCGGAA
It includes:
- a CDS encoding inositol phosphorylceramide synthase — its product is MRLWRHMRGLWPRHTLLPPLIFVVAAVVAYVRGVLRWDHIAIVVLVAALAYTNRTTKRLCIGLYPIGLVAVLYDAMKSIQNVGVTPERVHLCGLRATEIRWFGITMDGSRTTVHDWLQAHATLPLDVLCSIPYGTFIFASLAAAVYLYFRDFAAMQRFMWTFFLMNVMGFLTYHLYPAAPPWYYHAHGCTVDMLARPSEGPNLARVDQFLGVHYFAAMYGRSSDVFGAIPSLHVAYPLLIALETWRHVSRPLRVTTVAYSVLMAFAAIYLDHHWIIDALVGVAYCLIAVLVVRSVQRWHATNLAKESRLSGTHGAEWGESASESK